Proteins from a genomic interval of Paenibacillus sp. FSL H8-0048:
- a CDS encoding ABC transporter ATP-binding protein: MSAAAPVVELKQITKRFPGIVANDSISLTLEKGEIHALLGENGAGKSTLMNIVFGLYQPDEGSIEIDGKPVIIDNPNKAIELGIGMVHQHFKLVDPFTVTENIVLGMEPKKGLKIDYKSAAEQVRKLSEQYGLQVNPNAKIHDISVGMQQRVEIMKTLYRGADILIFDEPTAVLTPQEITELMAIMKRLVAEGKSIILITHKLKEIMQISDRVTIIRRGKVIDTVKTAGTNPNELAEKMVGRGVTFKVDKQTPHIGESILKLSNVSSKSKDGVPVLNNLSFEVKAGEILGIAGVDGNGQSELIQAITGLRKIDSGSIQVSGKEIANLSPRKVSEMNVSHIPEDRHKHGLVLDFSVSENMVLETYYKSPYNQNGFLNTDVINKHAEDLVRQFDVRTPSIENKARSLSGGNQQKAIIAREIDKNPTLLIAAQPTRGLDVGAIEFVQKQLIAQRDQGKAVLLISFELDEIMNVSDRIAVIYEGQIVGEVFPQDTNDQELGLMMAGSLKRGGHADV; encoded by the coding sequence ATGAGTGCTGCGGCTCCTGTCGTAGAGTTGAAGCAAATCACAAAACGCTTTCCCGGTATCGTTGCGAACGACTCTATCAGTCTGACGCTGGAAAAAGGGGAGATCCACGCGCTGCTTGGTGAGAACGGGGCAGGCAAATCGACCTTAATGAATATCGTATTCGGACTGTACCAGCCCGATGAAGGCAGCATCGAAATCGACGGGAAACCGGTTATTATTGATAACCCCAATAAAGCTATTGAGCTTGGCATTGGTATGGTTCACCAGCATTTCAAGCTTGTTGATCCTTTCACGGTTACCGAGAACATTGTTCTGGGCATGGAACCGAAGAAAGGTCTTAAAATTGACTATAAATCCGCTGCGGAGCAGGTTCGTAAGCTATCTGAGCAGTACGGGCTACAAGTCAATCCAAATGCCAAAATTCATGACATTTCGGTAGGCATGCAGCAACGGGTAGAAATTATGAAAACCCTGTACCGCGGAGCGGATATACTTATATTCGACGAGCCTACCGCTGTACTTACGCCGCAGGAAATTACAGAACTGATGGCGATTATGAAGCGGCTCGTTGCTGAAGGTAAATCCATTATCCTGATCACCCATAAACTGAAGGAAATTATGCAGATTTCCGACCGTGTCACGATTATCCGGCGCGGCAAGGTAATTGATACAGTGAAGACTGCCGGAACCAATCCGAATGAGCTGGCTGAGAAGATGGTCGGACGCGGGGTTACGTTCAAAGTGGACAAGCAGACACCGCATATTGGCGAGAGCATCCTGAAGCTGTCTAATGTCAGCAGCAAAAGCAAGGATGGCGTGCCTGTGCTGAATAACCTGAGCTTTGAAGTGAAGGCAGGGGAGATTCTCGGAATCGCCGGCGTGGACGGCAACGGCCAAAGTGAGCTGATTCAGGCCATAACCGGGCTGCGCAAGATTGATTCAGGTTCGATTCAGGTCTCCGGTAAGGAGATTGCCAATCTGTCACCGCGTAAAGTATCTGAAATGAATGTCTCCCATATCCCAGAAGACCGTCACAAGCATGGTCTGGTGCTGGACTTCTCGGTAAGTGAGAACATGGTTCTGGAGACGTATTATAAGAGTCCGTACAACCAGAACGGATTCTTGAACACAGATGTCATTAACAAGCATGCAGAAGACCTGGTAAGGCAGTTCGATGTGCGTACACCGTCCATAGAGAACAAAGCCCGTTCCTTATCCGGCGGTAATCAACAAAAAGCGATTATTGCGCGGGAAATAGACAAGAATCCGACTCTGCTGATTGCCGCACAGCCAACACGCGGTCTGGATGTCGGGGCGATTGAATTTGTACAGAAGCAGCTTATTGCCCAGCGGGACCAAGGCAAGGCTGTGTTGCTGATTTCTTTTGAATTGGATGAAATTATGAATGTGTCTGACCGGATTGCTGTTATTTATGAAGGACAGATTGTCGGAGAAGTATTCCCGCAGGATACGAATGACCAGGAACTGGGTCTGATGATGGCGGGCAGTTTGAAGCGGGGAGGTCATGCGGATGTCTAG
- a CDS encoding phosphatase PAP2 family protein, whose translation MRPLFKKLHLLEQRVFQWINGRMHNPFLNFWLFYLTHLGGATSAIGINLLVWAICPQPWRTTGLQALAALAISHVPVAIAKKLYPRLRPYLALPDTNTFRNPLKDHSFPSGHTTAIFASTVPYMIAYPVLTAVLLPLACTVGFSRIYLGLHYPSDVLAGAVIGSGVAAGTLALWI comes from the coding sequence ATGAGACCTTTATTCAAGAAACTGCATCTCCTGGAGCAGCGGGTGTTTCAATGGATTAACGGACGGATGCACAATCCGTTTCTGAACTTCTGGCTCTTCTACCTCACTCATCTCGGAGGTGCAACAAGCGCGATCGGCATCAATCTTCTGGTCTGGGCAATATGCCCGCAGCCATGGAGAACTACAGGACTGCAAGCGCTGGCCGCGCTGGCGATAAGCCATGTGCCCGTCGCTATCGCCAAAAAGCTCTACCCGCGCCTGCGGCCTTATCTGGCCCTGCCGGACACCAATACGTTCCGTAATCCGCTTAAGGATCATTCTTTTCCTTCAGGCCATACGACCGCTATCTTCGCCTCAACGGTTCCTTATATGATAGCCTACCCTGTCCTGACTGCGGTTCTGCTTCCTCTGGCCTGCACAGTGGGCTTCTCCCGGATCTACCTCGGACTGCATTATCCGTCTGATGTCCTGGCTGGAGCAGTCATTGGGTCTGGAGTCGCAGCCGGTACGCTTGCCCTCTGGATATGA
- a CDS encoding acyl-CoA thioesterase, producing the protein MEQEHTPQAAPDFKYCHESRVFKTGRVFPNDVNNHKTLFGGKLMSTIDEVASISAMRHCRVNVVTASADSVDFLLPIRPTDSVCFESFVSWTGRTSIEVFVKIISENLYTGERAVAATSFLTFVAMNEDGTTAPVPAIVAQTDEEKLICQSADERSALRKLRRSSSKKLASLLSTTKYWE; encoded by the coding sequence ATGGAACAAGAACACACACCACAAGCTGCACCCGACTTCAAATACTGTCATGAATCCCGCGTATTCAAAACCGGCCGTGTCTTCCCGAATGATGTGAACAATCACAAGACGCTGTTCGGCGGCAAGCTGATGAGCACCATTGATGAAGTGGCCTCCATCTCGGCTATGCGCCATTGCCGGGTCAACGTGGTGACGGCATCCGCTGACTCTGTAGACTTCCTCCTGCCGATCCGGCCAACGGATTCCGTCTGCTTCGAATCCTTTGTCTCCTGGACGGGCCGTACCAGCATCGAGGTGTTCGTCAAGATCATCTCTGAGAATCTCTACACAGGCGAACGCGCCGTTGCCGCAACTTCCTTCCTGACCTTCGTAGCCATGAATGAAGACGGTACTACAGCTCCAGTTCCGGCCATTGTGGCCCAGACCGACGAAGAGAAGCTGATCTGCCAGTCTGCGGACGAGCGGTCTGCGCTGCGCAAGCTGAGACGCTCCAGCAGCAAGAAGCTCGCTTCACTGCTTAGCACAACGAAATACTGGGAATAG
- the infC gene encoding translation initiation factor IF-3: MINDEIRAKEVRLVGAEGEQIGIKPIREALQMAIDLNLDLVNVAPQAKPPVCRIMDYGKFRYETQKKEKEARKNQKIVDLKEVWFRANIEEHDYQTKFRNVIKFLGEGDKVKCSVRFRGREITHASIGQKILERVKSEVEEIAVVERQPKLEGRSMIMILAPKPQ, from the coding sequence ATGATCAATGATGAAATTCGTGCCAAAGAGGTTCGGCTGGTCGGAGCAGAGGGTGAACAAATCGGGATCAAGCCGATCCGCGAGGCGTTACAAATGGCGATCGATCTGAATCTGGATTTAGTCAACGTAGCACCGCAGGCGAAGCCGCCGGTATGCCGCATCATGGATTACGGCAAGTTCCGTTATGAAACGCAGAAGAAAGAGAAGGAAGCCCGCAAGAACCAGAAGATCGTGGATCTCAAGGAAGTCTGGTTCCGCGCAAACATTGAGGAACATGATTATCAGACCAAGTTCCGCAATGTAATCAAGTTCCTGGGTGAAGGCGATAAAGTGAAGTGCTCCGTCCGTTTCCGCGGCCGTGAGATTACCCACGCTAGTATCGGCCAGAAGATCCTGGAGCGCGTGAAGAGCGAAGTAGAAGAAATTGCTGTTGTAGAGCGCCAGCCTAAGCTGGAAGGCCGCAGCATGATTATGATTCTGGCTCCGAAGCCCCAATAA
- the rplT gene encoding 50S ribosomal protein L20, which yields MARVKGGFVVRRRHKKVLKLAKGYFGSKHRIFKTAKEQVMKSMVYAYRDRRQTKRNFRRLWIVRINAAARLNGLSYSKLVYGLKLAGVEVNRKMLADLAVNDLNAFNSLAVVAKEKINA from the coding sequence ATGGCAAGAGTTAAAGGCGGATTTGTAGTTCGTCGTAGACATAAAAAAGTATTGAAGCTGGCAAAGGGTTACTTCGGTTCCAAGCACCGCATTTTCAAAACAGCTAAAGAGCAAGTAATGAAATCGATGGTTTACGCATACCGTGACCGTCGTCAGACTAAACGTAACTTCCGCAGACTGTGGATCGTACGTATCAATGCTGCAGCCCGTTTGAACGGTCTGTCTTACAGCAAGCTTGTATACGGCCTGAAATTGGCTGGTGTAGAAGTGAACCGTAAGATGCTGGCTGATCTGGCAGTGAACGATCTGAACGCTTTCAACTCCCTGGCTGTTGTTGCCAAAGAGAAGATCAACGCGTAA
- a CDS encoding BMP family lipoprotein — protein MKKFYQLSLVMVMAFTVILAGCGNNNSANSGSNAGATTAPTDAAAATEAPAPTEAPKAVKLGLVTDVGGVNDKSFNQSAWEALQSLEKEAGAEIKYLQSKSNADYEPNLNQFVKGGYDLTWGIGFDLGDAVLKVAKENPNANLAIIDSVVEAPNVESVTFAENEGSFLVGVVAGMTTKTNKVGFVGGMESPVIKRFEVGFKAGVEAVNPNAKVTITYAGAYDKPDTGKSLAATLYDAGNDIIFPAAGATGNGVFNEAKSRNKAGGTKVWVIGVDKDQSLEFGDDVTLTSMIKRVDEAVKKVSQQVVDGTFKGGTTTVLSLKDNGVGLPETSKANVSADILAKVDEYSKQIIDGTIVVPAE, from the coding sequence ATGAAGAAGTTTTACCAACTATCTTTGGTTATGGTTATGGCCTTCACTGTCATTCTGGCAGGATGCGGTAACAATAACAGCGCTAATTCCGGTTCCAATGCTGGAGCAACTACTGCACCAACCGACGCAGCAGCTGCAACAGAAGCACCGGCACCAACTGAAGCTCCTAAGGCTGTCAAGCTGGGCCTCGTAACTGACGTAGGCGGCGTAAATGACAAATCCTTTAACCAATCCGCATGGGAAGCACTCCAGTCTCTTGAAAAAGAAGCTGGTGCTGAAATCAAGTACCTGCAGAGTAAATCCAATGCAGACTACGAGCCTAACCTTAACCAGTTCGTTAAAGGCGGCTATGATCTGACTTGGGGTATCGGCTTCGACCTTGGTGATGCTGTACTGAAGGTTGCCAAAGAGAACCCGAATGCTAACCTGGCGATCATCGACAGCGTAGTAGAAGCTCCTAACGTTGAATCTGTAACTTTTGCTGAGAATGAAGGTTCCTTCCTGGTGGGTGTTGTTGCTGGTATGACAACCAAAACTAACAAAGTTGGCTTTGTCGGCGGTATGGAAAGCCCGGTTATCAAACGTTTCGAAGTGGGCTTCAAAGCCGGCGTAGAAGCAGTTAACCCTAATGCAAAAGTAACAATCACTTATGCAGGTGCCTATGACAAGCCTGATACTGGTAAATCCCTGGCTGCAACGCTGTATGATGCCGGCAACGACATTATCTTCCCTGCTGCAGGCGCAACAGGCAACGGTGTATTCAACGAAGCGAAATCCCGCAACAAAGCCGGCGGAACTAAAGTATGGGTTATCGGCGTTGACAAAGACCAGTCTCTGGAATTTGGCGATGATGTAACTCTGACTTCCATGATCAAACGTGTTGACGAAGCGGTTAAGAAGGTTTCCCAGCAGGTTGTTGATGGTACATTCAAAGGCGGTACTACAACTGTTCTTAGTCTGAAAGACAATGGTGTAGGCCTTCCTGAAACATCCAAAGCTAACGTTAGCGCAGATATTCTGGCTAAGGTTGACGAATACAGCAAGCAAATCATTGACGGAACAATCGTTGTTCCTGCTGAGTAA
- a CDS encoding ABC transporter permease yields MSRLRKIFATDSYIVPLVAILMGFLVGAIVMLFGGYDPIAAYSALFKRVFGSPYDFGEAIREMTPLMLTGLAVAFAFRSGMFNIGADGQVMIGMTAASVVGIKLGGVLPSFLLVPLAVIAAAVCGGLWAGIAGYLKAKRGINEVITTIMLNWIALFLSNYIVRTFLLLQGQNRSEDNPASLSMTFLFSTFDNARLHWGTVIALAAATFFYVYLWKTKQGYEMRAVGLNPHAAEYAGMNVGRNVVKAMFISGVFAGLAGAGEVLGVFHYQSVFAASPGYGFDGIAVALLGLTHPLGVILAAILYGTLTYGSAGMSFGADVPPELIRIVIGSIIFFIAAQGIVRWVLKPFYFKRKKEKVL; encoded by the coding sequence ATGTCTAGACTCCGGAAAATATTCGCAACAGACAGCTATATCGTTCCGCTTGTAGCGATACTAATGGGCTTCCTGGTGGGTGCTATAGTCATGCTGTTTGGCGGTTATGATCCTATCGCAGCCTACTCTGCGCTGTTCAAGCGCGTGTTCGGCAGCCCGTATGATTTCGGTGAAGCGATCCGTGAGATGACTCCACTGATGCTGACGGGTCTGGCGGTAGCCTTCGCTTTCCGCTCAGGGATGTTCAACATTGGTGCGGACGGGCAGGTCATGATCGGAATGACGGCTGCTTCTGTTGTCGGCATTAAGCTTGGCGGAGTATTGCCTTCCTTCCTTTTAGTCCCGCTTGCGGTCATAGCGGCTGCTGTATGCGGCGGGCTATGGGCCGGTATTGCCGGATATCTGAAGGCCAAACGCGGAATTAATGAAGTTATTACAACGATCATGTTGAACTGGATTGCGCTCTTCCTGTCGAATTATATTGTCCGGACCTTCCTGCTGCTCCAGGGGCAGAACCGGTCGGAGGATAATCCGGCTTCCCTCTCCATGACCTTCCTTTTCTCCACCTTCGATAACGCCCGTCTGCACTGGGGAACTGTAATTGCCCTGGCAGCAGCTACCTTCTTCTATGTCTATTTGTGGAAGACCAAGCAGGGTTACGAGATGCGTGCAGTAGGTCTGAATCCGCATGCTGCAGAGTATGCAGGCATGAATGTTGGACGTAATGTAGTGAAGGCTATGTTCATCAGCGGCGTGTTCGCAGGACTCGCAGGCGCTGGTGAAGTGCTTGGCGTTTTCCATTATCAATCTGTATTTGCAGCTTCACCTGGCTATGGATTCGACGGTATCGCTGTTGCCTTGCTCGGATTGACTCATCCGCTGGGTGTCATTCTGGCTGCCATTCTTTATGGCACGCTAACGTACGGCTCGGCTGGAATGAGCTTTGGTGCCGATGTACCGCCGGAGCTGATCCGTATTGTAATCGGTTCGATCATATTCTTCATTGCTGCGCAAGGCATTGTGCGCTGGGTGCTCAAACCGTTTTACTTCAAGCGCAAGAAAGAGAAGGTGTTATAG
- the rpmI gene encoding 50S ribosomal protein L35, protein MPKMKTHSSLKGRFKITGTGKVLRYKAHKNHLLSHKSKRAKRVLNGNPVMAPGDVRRLKQGLANLK, encoded by the coding sequence ATGCCTAAAATGAAAACACATAGCAGCCTGAAAGGCCGCTTCAAGATCACTGGAACTGGTAAAGTATTGCGTTACAAAGCTCACAAGAACCACTTGCTGTCCCACAAGTCGAAACGTGCAAAACGCGTATTGAACGGCAATCCGGTAATGGCCCCTGGGGATGTAAGACGTTTGAAACAAGGACTCGCTAACTTGAAATAG
- a CDS encoding glycosyltransferase family 2 protein: MTDALFVTLQVILAAIAVYQFAFSLFGLRKKKNKVHYAPQKSFAVLVAAHNEEEVVGALMENLKQLNYPQELYDVFVICDNCTDNTAAIVREHGMNACVRTNSNLRGKGYAIEWMLKELWALPRQYDAVVMFDADNLAHTEFLTEMNNDLCSGGRVIQGYIDTKNPEDSWITAAYGVSYWYINRLWQLSRHNLKMANFLGGTGMCFETNLLKEMGWGATSLVEDLEFTMRSASKGVYPRFNYDAKVFDEKPLTFKASSRQRLRWMQGHFTVARRYFFPLLWQGIKERSLTKFDLALYGANVYIVLLTFLMTAVMFVDNAVLGGPHIANIYGHLPLWLGYFAVGANILTFLLAMALERVKFKKVYLYLLVFPVYLLSWYPITFYAFFTQNNKQWSHTKHTRVVRLEEVQSKQVS; the protein is encoded by the coding sequence ATGACAGACGCACTGTTTGTTACGCTCCAAGTGATCTTGGCGGCAATTGCAGTTTATCAGTTTGCATTCTCACTGTTTGGACTGCGCAAGAAGAAGAACAAGGTTCATTATGCGCCACAGAAATCATTTGCCGTGCTGGTTGCTGCGCATAACGAAGAAGAAGTGGTCGGCGCCTTGATGGAAAACCTGAAGCAGCTTAATTATCCCCAGGAACTGTACGATGTATTTGTCATCTGTGACAATTGCACGGACAATACAGCTGCGATCGTACGGGAGCACGGCATGAATGCCTGTGTACGTACCAACAGTAACCTGCGCGGTAAAGGCTATGCCATCGAGTGGATGCTGAAGGAACTGTGGGCGCTACCGCGCCAGTATGACGCTGTTGTCATGTTCGATGCCGACAACCTTGCACATACAGAGTTCCTGACAGAGATGAACAACGATCTGTGTTCAGGCGGCCGGGTCATTCAAGGCTACATCGATACGAAGAACCCGGAGGATTCCTGGATCACGGCTGCTTACGGAGTATCCTATTGGTACATCAACCGGCTGTGGCAGCTGTCGCGCCATAATCTGAAGATGGCCAACTTCCTCGGCGGAACAGGCATGTGCTTCGAGACGAACCTGCTGAAGGAAATGGGCTGGGGCGCTACCAGTCTGGTGGAGGATTTGGAATTCACCATGCGCAGCGCCTCCAAGGGCGTATATCCAAGATTTAATTATGATGCCAAAGTATTCGATGAGAAGCCGCTTACCTTCAAGGCTTCCTCCAGGCAGCGTCTGCGCTGGATGCAGGGTCATTTCACCGTAGCCCGCCGATACTTCTTCCCGCTGCTGTGGCAGGGGATCAAGGAGCGCAGCCTGACGAAGTTCGACCTGGCACTGTACGGAGCGAATGTGTACATTGTGTTGCTTACGTTCCTGATGACTGCTGTAATGTTTGTGGATAATGCTGTGTTGGGCGGTCCGCATATTGCGAATATTTACGGACATCTGCCACTGTGGCTCGGGTACTTTGCCGTAGGGGCGAACATTCTGACCTTCCTGCTGGCTATGGCGCTGGAGCGGGTGAAGTTCAAGAAGGTTTATCTGTACCTGCTGGTGTTCCCGGTGTATCTGCTCTCGTGGTATCCCATTACGTTTTATGCGTTCTTCACGCAGAACAACAAGCAGTGGAGTCATACCAAGCATACGCGTGTAGTCCGGCTGGAAGAAGTACAGAGCAAGCAGGTTTCATAA
- the trmB gene encoding tRNA (guanosine(46)-N7)-methyltransferase TrmB: protein MRLRGRKGIRESLEEQTDLVILEPRSLKGRWSELFGNDHPIHVEFGMGKGQFISQMSFKYPEINFIGVDMYDELVRRAAEKARNVWEPAGEETPPNVRVALANIDYAEEVFAPGELERIYLNFSDPWPKSKHARRRLTHPRFLDKYRGLLSPLGEIHLKTDSRSLFEFSLNAFADYGLQMKNISLDLHEGGVINEEHVMTEYETKFYGRGVNIHRCEAIVGNEALKQYQATRLDKYRL from the coding sequence ATGCGTTTACGCGGAAGAAAAGGAATACGTGAAAGTCTTGAGGAGCAGACCGATCTGGTCATCCTGGAACCACGCAGCCTGAAGGGGCGCTGGTCCGAATTGTTCGGCAATGACCATCCGATTCATGTGGAATTCGGAATGGGCAAGGGGCAGTTTATCAGTCAAATGAGCTTCAAATACCCGGAGATTAATTTCATCGGCGTGGATATGTATGACGAGCTGGTGCGGCGCGCCGCCGAGAAGGCCCGGAATGTATGGGAGCCGGCAGGTGAAGAGACACCGCCGAACGTGAGAGTGGCACTGGCCAATATCGATTACGCAGAGGAAGTGTTCGCTCCGGGGGAGCTGGAACGGATCTATCTCAACTTCAGTGATCCCTGGCCGAAAAGCAAGCATGCCCGCCGCCGTCTGACGCATCCGCGTTTTCTGGATAAATACCGCGGGCTGCTTAGTCCGCTCGGTGAGATCCATTTAAAGACGGATTCCCGCAGCCTGTTTGAATTCTCGCTTAATGCCTTTGCGGACTACGGTCTGCAGATGAAGAATATTTCCCTTGACCTGCATGAGGGCGGCGTGATTAACGAAGAGCATGTAATGACCGAATATGAGACCAAGTTCTATGGCCGCGGTGTGAATATTCACCGCTGCGAGGCGATTGTCGGAAATGAGGCGCTGAAGCAATATCAGGCCACCCGTCTGGACAAGTACCGGCTCTAG
- a CDS encoding ABC transporter permease, translating into MEILGQLLNTTLVFSTALIFAALGGIFSERSGVVNIGLEGLMMFGAFAAAVGGYYAQEAGMGEWAPWVGVLSAMAVGVIGSLIHAVASITFKADQTISGTVINFLAAGSTLYMVKLIFEGSGETPLIDGFSKVAIPGLSKIPVIGEGIFNSYPTTYLAIILVIVIYFILFKTPFGLRLRAVGEHPSAADTLGVNVNKMRYIGVMLSGLLAGIGGATITLTTTGTFAHNTISGQGFIAIAAMIFGKWNPLGAFGAAVFFGLSQAIRNYVQLFEWSKSIPQEFIFMIPYVLTIIVLVSAVGRSSAPKALGEPYDPSKR; encoded by the coding sequence ATGGAAATCTTAGGCCAATTGCTCAATACAACGCTTGTATTTTCCACAGCGTTAATATTTGCCGCCCTTGGCGGCATCTTCTCTGAACGATCCGGTGTTGTGAACATTGGACTTGAAGGCTTGATGATGTTCGGTGCGTTTGCAGCGGCTGTAGGCGGGTATTATGCACAGGAAGCAGGCATGGGCGAATGGGCTCCTTGGGTCGGAGTGCTTAGCGCGATGGCCGTAGGGGTGATTGGTTCACTGATTCATGCAGTGGCCTCGATTACCTTCAAGGCGGACCAGACGATAAGCGGTACGGTCATTAACTTCCTGGCCGCAGGCAGCACGCTCTACATGGTTAAGCTGATCTTCGAGGGATCAGGCGAGACTCCGCTGATCGACGGATTCAGCAAAGTGGCGATTCCCGGGCTCTCGAAGATTCCGGTCATCGGAGAAGGGATCTTCAACTCGTATCCCACCACTTATCTGGCGATTATCTTAGTTATTGTTATTTATTTCATCCTGTTCAAAACTCCATTCGGACTTCGTCTGCGCGCAGTCGGAGAACATCCGAGTGCGGCTGATACGCTGGGTGTCAATGTCAACAAGATGAGATACATCGGGGTTATGCTGAGCGGACTGCTGGCTGGGATCGGCGGAGCCACTATTACGTTGACTACTACAGGCACGTTTGCGCATAATACGATCTCTGGACAAGGCTTCATTGCCATTGCCGCGATGATCTTCGGGAAGTGGAATCCGCTGGGCGCTTTTGGTGCAGCTGTATTCTTCGGCTTGTCCCAGGCGATCCGCAACTATGTCCAGCTGTTCGAATGGTCGAAGAGCATTCCGCAGGAGTTCATCTTCATGATTCCTTATGTGTTAACCATTATTGTTCTGGTGAGTGCAGTAGGCCGCTCCTCGGCACCTAAGGCGCTTGGTGAACCTTACGACCCGAGCAAACGCTAG
- a CDS encoding MGDG synthase family glycosyltransferase: MRKKRILLLSEGFGAGHTQAAYALSSSLRKLSPEVQTKVLELGSFLNPKVAPLIVSAYRKTVTSQPRLMGYVYRHQKSFNRLTTLALHHLFYTHAQNIVKQLKPDIIVCTHFIPGAVISRLKRLHPPLKAPLITVITDYDAHGSWISPQVDRYLVSTPEVKAKLRRRGVAAFKIRVTGIPVHPSFWEQHGREDIQEQFKLLNIPTVMVMGGGWGMMNDEVVNAALAGWRDKVQIVFCLGQNGKLLQEMKQDTRFRHPNIRLLGFTREIDKLMEVSDLLVTKPGGMTCSEGLAKGIPMLFHSPLPGQEEENCRYFTDAGLGEPISSLDVVDRWMERLLNDYGNVRAARKAHLEAISRYNPLQSAQSIIDMLDKPRAEHGK; encoded by the coding sequence TTGCGCAAAAAAAGAATATTATTGCTGTCGGAGGGCTTCGGTGCCGGGCATACCCAGGCTGCATATGCGCTGTCGAGCAGCCTGCGGAAGCTGTCTCCGGAGGTGCAGACCAAGGTGCTGGAGCTGGGAAGCTTCCTGAATCCCAAGGTGGCCCCGCTGATTGTCTCGGCCTACCGCAAGACGGTCACCTCCCAGCCCCGGCTGATGGGCTATGTGTACCGTCACCAGAAATCATTCAATCGTCTTACCACACTTGCCCTGCACCACTTGTTTTATACGCATGCCCAAAATATTGTGAAGCAGCTGAAGCCGGACATTATCGTCTGCACCCACTTCATTCCCGGCGCTGTTATCTCACGCCTGAAACGGCTTCACCCGCCGCTCAAGGCCCCGCTGATTACGGTCATTACGGATTATGACGCCCATGGCAGCTGGATCAGCCCGCAGGTCGACCGCTATCTGGTATCCACCCCCGAGGTCAAGGCGAAGCTGCGCCGCCGGGGCGTTGCCGCCTTCAAAATCCGGGTAACCGGTATCCCTGTACACCCGAGCTTCTGGGAGCAGCACGGACGGGAAGACATTCAAGAGCAGTTCAAGCTGCTGAATATTCCAACGGTCATGGTTATGGGCGGTGGATGGGGCATGATGAATGACGAAGTAGTGAACGCGGCCCTGGCCGGATGGCGGGACAAGGTGCAGATTGTGTTCTGCCTCGGCCAGAACGGCAAGCTGCTGCAGGAGATGAAGCAGGACACGCGGTTCAGGCATCCCAACATCAGGCTGCTGGGCTTCACCCGGGAGATTGACAAGCTGATGGAGGTGTCCGACCTGCTGGTCACCAAGCCGGGTGGCATGACCTGCAGCGAAGGCTTGGCCAAGGGCATTCCAATGCTCTTCCATTCGCCGCTGCCGGGCCAGGAAGAAGAGAACTGCCGTTACTTCACTGACGCCGGCTTGGGGGAGCCGATCAGCTCCCTCGATGTAGTTGACCGGTGGATGGAGCGGCTGCTGAATGATTACGGAAATGTCCGTGCGGCGCGCAAAGCTCATCTGGAGGCTATCTCCAGGTACAACCCGCTGCAAAGCGCCCAAAGCATTATTGATATGCTGGATAAACCGCGCGCAGAACATGGAAAGTAG